A single genomic interval of Pseudorca crassidens isolate mPseCra1 chromosome 19, mPseCra1.hap1, whole genome shotgun sequence harbors:
- the MRC2 gene encoding C-type mannose receptor 2 isoform X3: protein MGPGRPAPAPWPRHLLRCALLLGGLHLGRPGAAAAALSEPNVFLIFSHGLQGCLETQGGQVRVSPACNASLPAQRWKWVSRNRLFNLGTMQCLGTGWPGTNTTASLGMYECDREALNLRWHCRTLGDQLSLLLGGRSSNTSKAGTPERGDQTRSGQWRIYGSDEDLCARPYYEVYTIQGNSHGKPCTIPFKYDNQWFHGCTSTGREDGHLWCATTQDYGKDERWGFCPIKSNDCETFWDKDQLTDSCYQFNFQSTLSWREAWASCEQQGADLLSITEIHEQTYINGLLTGYSSTLWIGLNDLDTSGGWQWSDNSPLKYLNWESDQPDNPSEENCGVIRTESSGGWQNRDCSIALPYVCKKKPNATAAEPPPPDVWANVKVECEPSWQPFQGHCYRLQAEKRSWQESKKMCLRGGGDLLSIHSVAELEFITKQIKQEVEELWIGLNDLKLQMNFEWSDGSLVSFTHWHPFEPNNFRDSLEDCVTIWGPEGRWNDSPCNQSLPSICKKAGQLSQGAAEEDHGCRKGWTWHSPSCYWLGEDQVTYSEARRLCTDHGSQLVTITNRFEQAFVSSLIYNWDGEYFWTALQDLNFTGSFRWLSGDEVMYTHWNRDQPGYSRGGCVALATGSAMGLWEVKNCTSFRARYICRQSLGTPVTPELPGPDPTPSLTGACPQGWGSDPKLRHCYKVFSAERLQDKKSWVQAQRACQELGAQLLSLASYEEEHFVANMLNKIFGESEPEIHEQHWFWIGLNRRDPGAGHSWRWSDGLGFSYHNFDRSRHDDDDIRGCAVLDLASLQWVAMQCETQLDWICKIPRGADVREPDGSPQGRREWQRFQEAEYKFFEHHSTWAQAQRICTWFLAELVSVHSQAELDFLGHNLQKFSRGQEQHWWIGLHTSESDGRFRWTDGSVINFISWAPGKPRPIGKDKKCVYMMASREEWGDQRCMTALPYICKRSNSTREQQPPDPQPTGGCPPGWSQFLNKCFRIQGQDPQDRVKWSEAQFSCEQQEAQLVTIANPLEQAFVTASLPNVTFDLWIGLHASQRDFQWVEQEPLRYTNWAPGEPSGPSPAPSGNIPTSCAVVLHSPSAHFTGRWDDRNCAEETHGFICQKGTDPSLSPCPAASLPAPGTELSYLNGTFRLLQKPLRWHDALLLCESRNASLAHVPDPYTQAFLTQAARGLRTPLWIGLASEEGSRRYSWVSEEPLSYVSWQDWEPQYPGGCAYVDMDGAWRTTSCDTKLQGAVCGVNGGPPPPRRISYHGSCPQGLADSAWIPFREHCYSFHMELLLGHKEALQRCQREGGVVLSILDEMENVFVWEHLQSSEGQSRGAWLGMNFNPKEGTLVWQDNTAVNYSNWGPPGLGPSMLSHNSCYWIQSSSGLWRPGACTNITMGVVCKLARAEESSFSPSALPGSPAALLVVLMAVLLLLALLTAALILYRRRQGVERGAFEGARYSRSSSGPGEATEKNILVSDMEMNEQQE from the exons AACCCAACGTCTTCCTCATCTTCAGCCATGGACTGCAGGGCTGCCTGGAGACCCAAGGTGGGCAAGTCCGAGTCTCCCCAGCCTGCAATGCCAGCCTTCCTGCCCAGCGCTGGAAGTGGGTCTCCCGAAACCGGCTCTTCAACCTGGGCACCATGCAGTGCCTGGGCACAGGCTGGCCGGGCACCAACACCACCGCCTCCCTGGGCATGTACGAGTGTGACCGGGAGGCACTGAATCTTCGCTGGCACTGTCGCACACTGGGTGACCAGCTGTCCCTGCTCCTGGGGGGCCGTTCCAGCAACACGTCCAAGGCTGGCACCCCTGAGCGTGGCGACCAGACCCGCAGCGGCCAGTGGCGCATCTATGGCAGCGATGAGGATCTGTGTGCTCGGCCCTACTATG AGGTCTACACCATCCAGGGCAACTCCCACGGGAAGCCATGCACCATCCCCTTCAAGTATGACAACCAGTGGTTCCACGGCTGCACCAGCACAGGCCGCGAGGACGGGCACCTGTGGTGCGCCACCACCCAGGACTACGGCAAGGACGAGCGCTGGGGCTTCTGCCCCATCAAGA GTAACGACTGTGAGACCTTCTGGGACAAGGACCAGCTGACGGACAGCTGCTATCAGTTTAACTTCCAGTCCACGCTGTCCTGGAGGGAGGCCTGGGCCAGCTGTGAGCAACAGGGGGCGGATCTGCTGAGCATCACGGAGATCCACGAGCAGACCTACATCAATG GGCTGCTCACTGGCTATAGCTCCACACTGTGGATTGGCCTTAACGACCTGGACACCAGCGGAGGCTGGCAGTGGTCGGACAACTCGCCTCTCAAGTACCTCAACTGGGAGAGTG aTCAGCCGGACAACCCGAGCGAGGAGAATTGCGGAGTGATCCGCACGGAGTCGTCGGGCGGCTGGCAGAACCGCGACTGCAGCATCGCGCTGCCCTACGTCTGCAAGAAGAAGCCCAATGCCACGGCCGCCGAGCCCCCGCCTCCCG ACGTGTGGGCCAACGTGAAGGTGGAGTGCGAGCCCAGCTGGCAGCCCTTCCAGGGCCACTGCTACCGCCTGCAGGCTGAGAAGCGCAGCTGGCAGGAGTCCAAGAAGATGTGTCTGCGGGGCGGGGGCGACCTGCTCAGCATCCACAGCGTGGCCGAGCTGGAGTTCATCACCAAGCAGATCAAGCAGG AGGTGGAGGAGCTGTGGATCGGTCTCAACGATCTGAAACTGCAGATGAATTTTGAGTGGTCCGACGGGAGCCTCGTGAGCTTCACCCACTGGCATCCTTTTGAGCCCAACAACTTCCGGGACAGCCTGGAGGACTGTGTCACCATCTGGGGGCCG GAAGGTCGCTGGAATGACAGTCCCTGTAACCAGTCCCTGCCATCCATCTGCAAGAAGGCAGGCCAGCTGAGCCAGGGGGCCGCTGAGGAGGACCATGGCTGCCGGAAG GGTTGGACGTGGCACAGCCCATCCTGCTACTGGCTGGGAGAGGACCAGGTGACCTACAGTGAGGCCCGGCGCCTGTGCACCGACCACGGCTCTCAGCTGGTCACCATCACCAACAG GTTCGAGCAGGCCTTTGTCAGCAGCCTCATCTACAACTGGGACGGCGAGTATTTCTGGACGGCCCTGCAGGACCTCAACTTCACCGGCTCCTTCCGCTGGCTCAGCGGGGATGAGGTCATGTACACCCACTGGAACCGGGACCAGCCCG ggtACAGCCGTGGGGGCTGCGTGGCCCTGGCCACGGGCAGCGCCATGGGGCTGTGGGAGGTGAAGAACTGCACGTCGTTCCGGGCTCGCTACATCTGCCGGCAGAGCCTGGGCACGCCAGTGACGCCTGAGCTGCCTGGACCAGACCCCACACCCAGCCTCACCGGCGCCTgcccccagggctggggctcaGACCCCAAACTCCGGCACTGCTATAAG GTGTTCAGCGCGGAGCGGCTGCAGGACAAGAAGAGCTGGGTCCAGGCCCAGAGGGCCTGCCAGGAGTTGGGGGCCCAGCTGCTGAGCCTGGCCAGCTATGAGGAGGAACATTTTGTGGCCAATATGCTCAACAAGATCTTCGG TGAGTCAGAGCCCGAGATCCACGAGCAGCACTGGTTCTGGATCGGCCTGAACCGTCGAGACCCCGGAGCGGGGCATAGCTGGCGCTGGAGCGATGGACTAGGG TTCTCTTACCACAATTTCGACCGGAGCCGGCACGACGATGACGACATCCGGGGCTGTGCAGTGCTCGACCTGGCCTCCCTGCAGTGGGTAGCCATGCAGTGCGAGACGCAGTTGGACTGGATCTGCAAGATCCCTCGAG GCGCGGACGTGCGGGAGCCTGACGGCAGCCCGCAAG GCCGACGGGAATGGCAGCGTTTCCAGGAGGCGGAGTATAAGTTCTTCGAGCACCACTCCACGTGGGCGCAGGCGCAGCGCATATGCACGTGGTTCCTGGCCGAGCTGGTCTCCGTGCACAGCCAGGCGGAGCTGGACTTCCTGGGGCACAACCTGCAGAAG TTTTCTCGGGGCCAAGAGCAGCACTGGTGGATCGGCCTGCATACTTCAGAGAGCGACGGGCGCTTCAG ATGGACAGATGGTTCCGTTATAAACTTCATCTCCTGGGCACCCGGCAAGCCTCGGCCCATAGGCAAGGACAAGAAGTGCGTGTACATGATGGCCAGCCGAG AGGAGTGGGGGGACCAGAGGTGCATGACAGCCTTGCCCTACATCTGCAAGCGCAGCAACAGCACCAGAGAGCAGCAGCCCCCAGACCCACAACCCACAGGTGGCTGCCCCCCTGGCTGGAGCCAGTTCCTCAACAAG TGTTTCCGAATCCAGGGCCAGGACCCCCAGGACCGGGTGAAGTGGTCAGAGGCACAGTTCTCCTGTGAACAGCAAGAGGCCCAACTGGTCACCATTGCAAACCCCTTAGAGCAAG CATTCGTCACAGCCAGCCTGCCCAATGTGACCTTTGACCTTTGGATTGGCCTCCATGCCTCGCAGAGGGACTTCCAGTGGGTAGAGCAGGAGCCTCTGCGGTACACCAACTGGGCCCCCGGGGAGCCCTCTGGCCCTAGCCCTGCCCCCAGCGGCAACATACCG ACCAGCTGTGCGGTGGTCCTGCACAGCCCCTCAGCTCACTTCACTGGCCGCTGGGATGATCGGAACTGCGCGGAGGAGACACACGGCTTCATCTGCCAGAAGGGCACGG ACCCCTCCCTGAGCCCATGCCCAGCAGCATCGCTCCCTGCCCCGGGCACTGAGCTCTCCTACCTCAACGGCACCTTCCGGCTGCTGCAGAAGCCGCTGCGCTGGCACGATGCCCTCCTGCTGTGTGAGAGCCGCAACGCCAGCCTGGCGCACGTGCCTGACCCCTACACCCAGGCCTTCCTCACGCAGGCTGCCCGAGGGCTGCGCACGCCACTCTGGATCGGGCTGGCCAGTGAGGAG GGCTCCCGGCGGTACTCCTGGGTTTCGGAGGAGCCGCTGAGCTATGTGAGCTGGCAGGACTGGGAGCCCCAGTACCCGGGGGGCTGCGCCTACGTGGATATGGATGGGGCCTGGCGCACCACCAGCTGTGACACCAAGTTGCAGGGGGCTGTGTGTGGAGTTAACGGAG GTCCCCCTCCTCCCCGAAGAATAAGCTACCACGGCAGCTGTCCCCAGGGGCTGGCGGACTCGGCGTGGATTCCCTTCCGGGAGCACTGCTACTCCTTCCACATGGAGCTGCTGCTGGGCCACAAGGAGGCGCTGCAGCGCTGCCAGAGAG AGGGTGGGGTGGTCCTGTCCATCCTGGATGAGATGGAGAACGTGTTTGTCTGGGAGCATCTGCAGAGCTCTGAGGGCCAGAGTCGGGGCGCCTGGCTGGGCATGAACTTCAACCCCAAAG AAGGTACGCTGGTCTGGCAGGACAACACAGCTGTGAACTACTCCAACTGGGGGCCCCCGGGCCTGGGCCCCAGCATGCTGAGCCACAACAGCTGCTACTGGATCCAGAGCAGCAGCGGGCTGTGGCGCCCGGGCGCCTGCACCAACATCACCATGGGTGTCGTCTGCAAGCTCGCCCGAG CTGAGGAGAGCAGCTTCTCCCCATCAG CCCTCCCGGGGAGCCCTGCGGCCCTGCTGGTGGTGCTGATGGCGGTGCTTCTGCTCCTGGCCCTGCTGACGGCGGCCCTGATCCTCTACCGGCGACGACAGGGCGTCGAGCGCGGGGCTTTCGAGGGCGCCCGCTACAGCCGCAGCTCCTCCGGCCCCGGCGAGGCCACTGAGAAGAACATCCTGGTGTCAGACATGGAGATGAACGAGCAGCAGGAGTAG